The sequence GCCGGCCGTCCACGTCCCGCACGCGGGGTCGTCGACGCGCACGGCGGCGCCGGTGAGCCCGTGCGTTCCCGTCATCCGTTCCAGGGCGCGCAGTGTCGCCGTGCGGTCGGTGCAGCCGGCCGGCGGCGGCTCGGCTCGCGCGGGCGCCGGGACGGCGGCGGCCGCGGCGATCGCGGCCACCGCCGCGAGCACCGCGCCCGCCCGCCTGGCGGCCCGGCGCCGCCTCGGTTGTCTGGTCGTCATGGTCTCCGACGCTAGGCGGCCGCGGGCGCGGGCACACTGCGGCGCTCACCCGGACCGGTGCTGCGGGCAGCGGGCGGCCGCGGGGTGGGGACAGCCCCAGGAGGCGCCCCGGCGACCAAAGTCGATGGCGCCGCCGACCTGCGGCCGCTGCCCGGGGCGGGCGGCATGGCTACCGTTGGGCGGGTGGACCTCCTGAGACGATCGTGGCGCGACTGGCTCGGCGACCTCGGCGCCGTCGGCGCCGCGATGCTGCTCGGCTGGGTGCTGCTCCAGGGCACGGTGGAGGACCTGCCTCCCGGGGAGACGATCGCGGTCCGCCGGGACGTGCTGATCGGCGCCTCCACCTGCGTGTTCCTCCTGCTGTTCCGGCGCCGCCATCCGGTGGCCGTCGCGGTCACGATGGTGTTCGCGCAGTGGGCGGCGACGACGACGCTCGGCACGGCGGCGATCGCGATGTACTCGCTGGCGATGCTGCGCCCCTGGCGGATCGCGCTGCCGATCGCCGGCGCGAGCCTGGCGCTGATCATCGGCCTCTTCTGGATCGCGGAGGCCGGGGAGGACTTCCTCGAGGGCAGCGTCATCTTCGCGCTGATCTACGCGGTCCTCGTCACGACGGGCATGCTGGTGCGGTCCCGGCGGCAGCTCATCGCCTCGCTGGAGGAGCGGGCCCGCGCCGCCGAGACCGAGCAGCGGCTGCGGGTCGAGGAGGCCCGGCTGCTGGAGCGCGAGCGGCTCGCCCGCGAGATGCACGACGTCCTCGCGCACCGCATCTCGCTGCTGGCCGTGCACGCGGGGGCCCTGGAGTTCGGCCCGGGAACGCCCGAAGGGCAGCGGGAGGCCGCCGGGGTCATCCGGCGGAGCGCCCACGAGGCGATGGAGGACCTGCGCGAGGTGATCGGGGTGCTGCGCGACGACGCGCCCGGCGCCGATCCCGAACGCCCGCAGCCGACGCTCGCGGACGTTCCCGGGCTCGTCGAGGAGTCGCGGCGGGCGGGGGGCCGCGTCACGCTGGAGCAGAACGTCCCCGACCCCGACCTGGTCCCGTCCCGCGTCGGGCGGCACGCCTACCGGATCGTCCAGGAGGGGCTGACGAACGCCCGCAAGCACGCGCCGGGCGCGGACGTCCGGGTCTGCGTGGGCGCGGGCGCCGAGCTGGACGTCGAGATCGTGAACGCGATGCCCCCGGGCCCGCCCTCCCTGCCCCTGCCGGGTTCCGGCACGGGGCTCGTCGGCCTGGCCGAGCGTGTGGCGCTGCTCGGCGGGACCTTGGAGCACGGCCGCACCGGCGACGGGCGGTTCCGGCTGCGCGCCCGCCTTCCGCTGCGGGCCGCGCATGGCGCCGGGACCGGTGGGAAAGGTGGTACGCATGGCAGCGAACTCCTCTGACGAGCCCGTCCTGGAAGAACTCGACCGCGCCGAGTGCATGAAACTCCTCGCCGGCGGCACCATCGGCCGGGTGGCGTTCGACGACGGCGAGGGACCGACGGTCATCCCGGTGAACTACGCCGTCGAGGGCGACTCGGTGATCTTCCGCACGTCGGCGTCGGGCCGGCTGAACCGCAACCTGCTGTCGGCGGTGACCGGCGGGGAGGTCCGGGCGGCGTTCGAGGTCGACCGGTTCGAGGAGGCCCACCACGAGGGCTGGAGCGTGCTGCTGCGCGGCGGCGCGCACCCCCTCTCCGAGGCGGAGAAGGCCGAGGTCGCGCAGGTCCGGCCGTGGCCGGGCGGCGACCGGGAGGCGTGGTTCCGGCTGGCGGCGGCGAGCGTGACCGGCCGCCGCCTGCGCCGCGGTTGAGCCGCCCCTAGGGTGGCGGGATGGACTCCCCTCCCGTCCGCGTCCTGATCGTGGACGACGACGCGCTCGTCCGGGCCGGCCTGTCGATGATGCTGGCGAGCGCCGACGACCTGAAGGTGGTCGCGGACGTCGCCGACGGCGCCGAGGTCGTCGCCGCCGTGAACCAGCACCGGCCCGACGTCGTGCTGATGGACATCCGGATGCCGCGGCTGGACGGGCTCGCGGCGACCGCGCTGCTGCGGGGTCGCCGCGAGCCGCCTGAGATCATCATCCTGACCACGTTCGACAGCGACGACCACATCCTGCGGGCGATGCGCGCGGGCGCGAGCGGCTTCCTGCTGAAGCACACCCCGCCGCCGGAGATCGTCCGGGCGATCCGCCAGGTCGCGGCCGGCGAGCCGATGATGTCCCCCGCGGTGCTGCGCAAGATGATGGCGTACGTGGCCGAGAGCGGCGCCGACCCGCGCCGGGCCCGCGCCCGCGATCTGCTGGCCCGGCTGAGCGACGGCGAGCGGGCCGTCGCCGCGCTCGTCGGGCGCGGCCGGACCAACAGCGAGATCGGCAAGGAGCTGTCGCTCAGCGTCGCCACGGTGAAGGCGTACGTGTCGCGGCTGCTGACCAAGCTGGAGCTGAACAACCGCGTCCAGATCGCCCTCCTCGTCCACGACGCCGCCCTCGACGACTAGTCCTCCGGGCCGCGCCCCGCCAGCGGGACGTGGCGGAGGAGCAGCGCCGCCGCCAGGCCCAGCGCCGCGACGGGCAGCGCGGCGACGAACAGGGTGGAGAACGCGTCCGCGAAGGCCTCGGCGACGCCGTCGCGCACCGGCGCCGGGAGCGTCTCCAGCACCTCGGGACGGACGGCGTCGCCGAACGCCGGGACCCGCCCGTCCGGGACCCGCGAGGCGATCTCCTCGGCGAACCGGTTCGACACGACGGCGCCGAAGACCGCCATCCCGGCGGCGGTGCCGAGCATCCGGCTCGCGAAGACGCCCGAGCTCGCCGCGCCGAGGTCGCGGTGCGGCGCGGCCTGCTGCGCGATCAGCATGACGACCTGCTGGGACAGCCCTGCCCCGAAGCCGAGCACCGCCATGTAGCAGCCCGCGGCGACCAGGCCGGTGCCGGCGTCCATGGTCGCCAGCAGCGCGATCCCGGCGGCGCTGACCGCCATGCTCGCCGCGGGCAGCCGGTGGTAGCGGCCGGTCCGGTGGATGTGCTTCCCGGCCGCCATGGAGGACACCAGCAGGGCGAGCATCATCGGCAGCAGGAGCAGGCCCGACCTGGTCGCGTCCACTCCCCCGACGACCTGGAAGAACATCGGCAGGTAGGTGGCGAGGCCGAACCCGGTGGCGCCGCCGACGGCGGCGACGACGCAGGCGACGCCGAACGACCGGTCGCGGAACAGCCGCGGCGGGATGATCGGCTCGGCGGCCGTCCGCTCGGCGAGCACCCACGCGGTGAACAGCACGGCCGAGGCCGCCGCCAGCGAGAGCACGACGGGCGAGCCCCACGCGTACCGCGTCCCGGCCCAGCTGGTGAACAGGGTGAAGCAGGTCACCGCCGCGCCGAGCAGGACGATCCCGGCAAAGTCGATCCGCGGCCTTCCCCTCGGCGCCGGAAGCCGCAGGAACAGCGCGACCAGGGCGGTGGCGGCAACGCCGAGCGGCAGGTTGAGGTAGAACACCCACCGCCATGACGCGTGGTCGGTGAGGACGCCGCCGGCCAGCGGCCCCGCGATGCTGGAGACCGCGAAGACGAGCGCCGAGTACCCCTGGTACCGGGCACGCTCGCGCGGTTCGAACAGGTCGCCGGTGAGTGCGAACATCGAGCTCAGCAGGCATCCGGCCGCGGCGCCCTGGAGGGCGCGGAACACGATCAGCCAGGTCATGGTGGGCGCCGCCCCGCACGCCGCCGATCCGGCGAGGAACCCGAGCAGGCCGGTCAGCAGGACGCGGCGGCGCCCGAACAGGTCCCCGAGCCGTCCCGACAGGGGGACGGTGACGCTCGTGGCCAGCACGTACGCCGTCGACACCCAGGCGAGCCGGTCGAGCCCGCCGAGGTCCCCGACGATCGTCGGCAGCGCGGTGCCGAGCACCGTCGCGTCCAGCGAGGACATGAGCCCGGCGAGCATGAGCCCGCCGAACACCAGCTTCCGGTGCCGGCCGGTCATCGGCGCGGTCATCTCGATCACGCGCACCTCCATTTTCTATGCCTTGGACATATAGATGCTAAGCGCAGATAGATGAGTCGCGCAATCCATCTAGACTGGGAGCCATGAGCGACGAGGCGCTGGACGCCGTCGAGCGGAGCATGGTCAGGCTGCGCCGGGGCATGTCGCGGCAGCGGCTGGGCAAGGCGGCGATCCGGGACCACAACCTCCCCGTGGACGTGCAGGTCCTGCACGTCGTGGACATCGTGGACGAGGGCCCCGACCGGCCCGGCGAGGAGATGAGCGTCGGCCTTGTCGCCACCCGTCTCGGCGTCGACGCCTCGCGCGGCAGCCGCATCGTCGCCGAGGCGGTCAAGTCGGGCTACGTCCGGCGGGTCGCCTCACAGGAGGACGGCCGCCGCATCCACCTGGAGCTCACCGACGCGGGCAGGGCCGTCGTCGACGCCACCCGCCGCACCCGGCAGGAGCACTTCGCCAAGGCCATGGGCGGCTGGACGGACGAGGAGCGCTCCGCGTTCGCGCGCCTCCTGTCCCGCTTCGTCCACACCTACGAGGACTGACCGCCCGGACCGCGGTGCGGGGGTCTCGCGTCCTCCCCCGGTTGCGGTCGGGCGGCGCCTGCCTACAACCCCGGTTGCGGGTCCGGCGCGAAACGTTCGGCCGCGCGGAGGACGGCGCCGGGCCGGGCCGCCGTCTAGGCTGGCGGGATGGGTGGCAGCCTGATCCCGCTGCCGCCGCCAGGGCGCGCGCGGGACGCGGCCCTGGCGGGCGGAGTGTTCGCCGTGGTGGCCGTCAGCAGCCTGAAGTCGCTCGTCGGCCCGCGCGAGGAGCCGTGGGCCGCGACGGCGTTCGACTGGGCGCTGATCCTCCTGGCCTGCGGGGCGCTGTTCTTCGCCCGCCGGTGGCCGGTGGCCGTCGCGGCGCTGGTCCTGGTGACCACCGGCGCCTACTACGTCACCAGCCTGCACGACGGCGGGCTGATGATCGCGGTCATCGCCGCGCTGTACGCCGTCGCGGCCGGGGGCCGGCTCCAGGCCGCCGTCGTCCTCGCGGCGCTGACCGTGATCACCACCGGCGCCGGCACCCTGCTCGGCAACCGCGACGTCAACGGCGTCGCCCTCTTCATGCTGACCGGTTGGCTGGTGGCCGTGGTCGCGCTCGGATGGGTGCGGCACAGCCGGCTCGCCTACCTGCGCGAGGCCGAGCGGCGCGCCGCCGGCGAGGAGCGGCTGCGCATCGCCCGCGAACTGCACGACGTCGTGGGGCACCACCTCTCGCTGATCAACGTCCAGGCGGGGACGTCGCTGCACCGCTTCCACCGGGACCCGGCCCAGGGCGAGGCGGCCCTCGCCGCCATCAAGGCGTCGAGCCGGGAGGCCCTGCGCGACCTGCGCGCGACCCTCGGGGTGCTGCGGCAGGCCGACGAGGAGGCGCCGACCGCGCCCCCGCCCGCCCTGGACGGGATCGGCGGCCTGATCGGGACGGCCCGGGCGGCCGGGCTCACCGTGCACGGCCGCCTCACCGGCGAGGCGGAGCCGCCCACCGAGGTCGGCCTGGCCGCCTACCGCATCGTCCAGGAGTCCCTCACCAACGTCTCGCGGCACGCCGCCGCCGCGGAGGTCACCGTCAGCGTCGAGCGCGGGCCGGGCGCGCTGCTCGTCGAGGTCGCCGACGACGGCCGGGGCGCCGCCGCGCCGGCGGGTCCGGGCAGCGGCGTCGACGGGATGCGCGAGCGGGCCCGCGCCCTCGGCGGCGAGCTGACGGCGGGGCCGCGGCCCGGCGGCGGCTTCCTCGTCCGGGCCCGGCTGCCCTACGGAAACGAGGCCCCCGCACGATGATCAAGGTTCTGCTGGCCGACGACCAGGGCCTGGTGCGGGCCGGGTTCCGCTCCATCCTCGACGACGAGGACGACATCACCGTCGTCGGCGAGGCCGCGGACGGCGCCCGGGCGGTCTCCGCCTGCCGCGAGCTGCGTCCGGACGTGGCGCTGCTGGACGTGCGGATGCCCGGCACGGACGGCCTGGAGGCCGCCCGCCGGATCACCGCCGACCCGCGGCTCGACGGCGTGCGGGTGGTGATCCTGACGACCTTCGACCTGGACGAGTACGTGTACGGGGCGCTGCGCGCCGGGGCCACCGGCTTCCTGCTCAAGGACACCGAGCCGGCGGAGCTGATCCACGCCGTGCGGGTCGCGGCGCGCGGGGACGCGCTCATCACCCCGTCCGTCACCCGCCGCCTCATCGGCGAGTTCGCCGGGCGGGTCCAGGCGCCGGCCCCGGGTCCGCGGCTGGAGTCCCTCACCGTCCGGGAGCGGGAGGTGATGCTGCTCGTCGCGGCCGGGCTCAGCAACGACGAGGTCGCCGCCCGCCTCGTGCTCAGCCCCGCCACCGCCAAGACCCACGTCAGCCGCATCATGTCCAAGCTGGGCGTGCGGGACCGCTCGCAGCTGGTCGTCCTCGCCTACGAGTCCGGCATGGTCAGACCGCGCTGGATGCGACCACGGACGTAGGCGCGCCACACGCCCGCAACCGGCGGGGTAGCGCGGATGCCCGCCGCGGGCCGATGCGGCGCGGGCGGCCGCGTCCCGATCCTTGGAGCCATGAACCACACCGGCGCAATGATCGGGTTCGTGGTCGGCGGGGCCGCGGGCTTCCTGCTGACCGAGACCGTGGGAGCGTTCTTCACCTTCGTCCTGGAGCGCACGCTCGACGTCGACGGCACCCCCGTCCTGCTGGCCGCCTTCATCCTCGTGCCGGTCCTGTCCGCGCTCGTCGGCGCCGTCGCGGGCTCCCGCTTCAGAACCGGGCGGTGAGCTCCCGCGGTCAGGTCAGGCGGGCCCGGAGCAGGCAGAACTCGTTGCCCTCCGGATCCGCCAGCGGGACCCAGCTCTCCTCACCGGTCTGCCCGACGTCCACCGGCCGGGCCCCCGCGGCCAGGAGCCGCTCCAGTTCGGCGTCCTGGTCCCGGTCCGTGGCGTTCACGTCGAAGTGCAGCCGCAGCTTGCCGTTCTTCGGCTCCTCGCTGCGGCTGAGGATCAGCGTCGGATGGAGCCCGCCGAACCCTTCCGGCGGACCGATCTCGATGTCGTCGCCCTCCCGGTCCAGCTCCACGAACCCGAGCACCTCGCACCAGAACTCCGCGAGTCTCTCCGGATCGCGGCAGTCGAGCACCAGTTCACTCACCCGGCACGCCACAGTCGGCCCCCCACCACGTCCTGCAAAAGATCGAATGTCTGTCCGCCACGCTGCCAGAGACCCGCGCCGGGCGTCGAGCGGAATATCTCCAGACCGGCCGACCGGATCCCGGGCGCCCGCCCTAGAGGCGCAGCCGCAGGCGGCCGGAGGCGAGGGCGTCCGCGACCCGGGCCTCGGTCCCGGCAACGTCCTCGTGCGAGGTGTCGAGCACGTGGCGCTCCAGTTCGCCGAGGTCGGCGAACTGGTCCCACATCGCCAGGACCGGATGGCGGTCCACCAGCGCGCCGGGCACGGTCCGCGCTTGGGCCCGGGCGAGCGCGACGTCGCGGCTCGGGCGAAGGGCCGCGTAGTGGAACGGCACCGCAGGGTGCAGCCGCGCTCGCGTGCGAAAGTGATCGAGCATCCACGGGCCGACGATTCCGTCGACGACGGTGACGAAGCCGCCGGTCGCGTACGTGAACGCCGCGCCGGCGATCGCGTCCATGACGGTCTCGTTCTGGGCCCGCGACGCCGGCTCGTACGGCGGGATCGCACCGGCCACGATGTAGTCCCAGAAGTCGTCCGTGTGCAGATGGACGGCCTTCTGGTGGCGGTGGGCAATGCGGGCCGCGACCGTCGACTTCCCCGCTCCAGGCGGGCCGGTCAGGACAACGACGCTGCTGGGCATGTGATCAGCCTAGAGGCGGGCGGAGGGACACCGGGGACCAGGCGGGTCAAAGAAGGTGACGGTGCGCGGGTCAGAAGTGGGTCGCGGGGACGCCAGGGAGGCCGGTCCTCACGGTAAGTGATCGGTTCATCGCCCTCGGGAATGGGGAGCGTGATGTCGATCCCCCGAGAGGAAGCGCACATGCCGGCTCAGCGCCTGGTCCAAGGACAGCCCCCGACCCGCGAGCCGATCCTGCTCGTCCACCAGGTGTCGGGGACGTTCCTGCAGAGCGAGAACCAGTCGACGACGACGCTCAACGACGAGGTGCAGAACGAGAACCACTGGCCGCTGCCGTCCGACAAGACCGTGCGGTGGCGGCTTTACGAGATCAGGCTGCGCGGCGGCCGCTCCGTCTACCTGATGGAGCACCAGGTCAACGAGCACGTCCTGACGTTCCGGCCGGGGTCCGGGCCCGGGAGCATCCCGGGCCTGTCACCGATCCTGACCACACGGGAGGGGCGGACGGGCAGCCCGCCGCAGCACTGGAGGTTCGTCCCGGTGCCGGGCACGGGCGCCAACTACTGGGGGATCGTGCCGGACCAGTATCCCGGCTACGCCCTCGGCCTGTACAACAACCACGTCGCCGACGACCAGTGGGTGGTGCCGACCCCGACCTGGGGCGGGCCTCCGACGCTCTTTCACGCGTGGTCGGCCGTCCCCACCACCATCCCGGCAGGGGACGACGACGAGGAGGAGGACGCACGGCTGGTCGGTGAGGACGAGGGCGCGGCATCCGAGCCGCGCACCAACATGTGAACGGCCCGGGTCAGGCCTGGGCGAGCACGGCGCAGAGGGCGTCCAGGGCGGCCGGGTAGGCGGCGCCGACCGGGGTGCTGTAGCCGACGACGAGGCCCTGCGGGCGTTCGCCGGGATCCTGCCAGTGGTCGCGCAGAGGCATGAGGGCGAGGTCATGGAACGCGGCGCGGCGCATGACCTCGCCCTCACCCTGCCCGCCGTCCGGGAGCAGCACCAGGGCGTGCAGGCCGGCGGCGACCCCCTGGACCCGGACCCGCGGGACGCGGTCGCGGAGCGTCTCGACCAGGAGGTCGCGGCGGCGCCGGTAGCGCTGGCGGGCGGCGCGGACGTGCCGGTCGTAGGCGTGGGCGGCGATGAGGTCGGCGAGGACGAGCTGGGCGAGCGACGGGGTGTGGGCGTCGGCGAGGCGCTTGGCCTCGGCGAAGGGCTCGACCAGGTGCG is a genomic window of Actinomadura citrea containing:
- a CDS encoding response regulator transcription factor — protein: MDSPPVRVLIVDDDALVRAGLSMMLASADDLKVVADVADGAEVVAAVNQHRPDVVLMDIRMPRLDGLAATALLRGRREPPEIIILTTFDSDDHILRAMRAGASGFLLKHTPPPEIVRAIRQVAAGEPMMSPAVLRKMMAYVAESGADPRRARARDLLARLSDGERAVAALVGRGRTNSEIGKELSLSVATVKAYVSRLLTKLELNNRVQIALLVHDAALDD
- a CDS encoding VOC family protein; the protein is MACRVSELVLDCRDPERLAEFWCEVLGFVELDREGDDIEIGPPEGFGGLHPTLILSRSEEPKNGKLRLHFDVNATDRDQDAELERLLAAGARPVDVGQTGEESWVPLADPEGNEFCLLRARLT
- a CDS encoding AAA family ATPase; protein product: MPSSVVVLTGPPGAGKSTVAARIAHRHQKAVHLHTDDFWDYIVAGAIPPYEPASRAQNETVMDAIAGAAFTYATGGFVTVVDGIVGPWMLDHFRTRARLHPAVPFHYAALRPSRDVALARAQARTVPGALVDRHPVLAMWDQFADLGELERHVLDTSHEDVAGTEARVADALASGRLRLRL
- a CDS encoding response regulator, with the protein product MIKVLLADDQGLVRAGFRSILDDEDDITVVGEAADGARAVSACRELRPDVALLDVRMPGTDGLEAARRITADPRLDGVRVVILTTFDLDEYVYGALRAGATGFLLKDTEPAELIHAVRVAARGDALITPSVTRRLIGEFAGRVQAPAPGPRLESLTVREREVMLLVAAGLSNDEVAARLVLSPATAKTHVSRIMSKLGVRDRSQLVVLAYESGMVRPRWMRPRT
- a CDS encoding sensor histidine kinase, producing MGGSLIPLPPPGRARDAALAGGVFAVVAVSSLKSLVGPREEPWAATAFDWALILLACGALFFARRWPVAVAALVLVTTGAYYVTSLHDGGLMIAVIAALYAVAAGGRLQAAVVLAALTVITTGAGTLLGNRDVNGVALFMLTGWLVAVVALGWVRHSRLAYLREAERRAAGEERLRIARELHDVVGHHLSLINVQAGTSLHRFHRDPAQGEAALAAIKASSREALRDLRATLGVLRQADEEAPTAPPPALDGIGGLIGTARAAGLTVHGRLTGEAEPPTEVGLAAYRIVQESLTNVSRHAAAAEVTVSVERGPGALLVEVADDGRGAAAPAGPGSGVDGMRERARALGGELTAGPRPGGGFLVRARLPYGNEAPAR
- a CDS encoding pyridoxamine 5'-phosphate oxidase family protein, which encodes MAANSSDEPVLEELDRAECMKLLAGGTIGRVAFDDGEGPTVIPVNYAVEGDSVIFRTSASGRLNRNLLSAVTGGEVRAAFEVDRFEEAHHEGWSVLLRGGAHPLSEAEKAEVAQVRPWPGGDREAWFRLAAASVTGRRLRRG
- a CDS encoding sensor histidine kinase codes for the protein MDLLRRSWRDWLGDLGAVGAAMLLGWVLLQGTVEDLPPGETIAVRRDVLIGASTCVFLLLFRRRHPVAVAVTMVFAQWAATTTLGTAAIAMYSLAMLRPWRIALPIAGASLALIIGLFWIAEAGEDFLEGSVIFALIYAVLVTTGMLVRSRRQLIASLEERARAAETEQRLRVEEARLLERERLAREMHDVLAHRISLLAVHAGALEFGPGTPEGQREAAGVIRRSAHEAMEDLREVIGVLRDDAPGADPERPQPTLADVPGLVEESRRAGGRVTLEQNVPDPDLVPSRVGRHAYRIVQEGLTNARKHAPGADVRVCVGAGAELDVEIVNAMPPGPPSLPLPGSGTGLVGLAERVALLGGTLEHGRTGDGRFRLRARLPLRAAHGAGTGGKGGTHGSELL
- a CDS encoding MDR family MFS transporter, which gives rise to MTAPMTGRHRKLVFGGLMLAGLMSSLDATVLGTALPTIVGDLGGLDRLAWVSTAYVLATSVTVPLSGRLGDLFGRRRVLLTGLLGFLAGSAACGAAPTMTWLIVFRALQGAAAGCLLSSMFALTGDLFEPRERARYQGYSALVFAVSSIAGPLAGGVLTDHASWRWVFYLNLPLGVAATALVALFLRLPAPRGRPRIDFAGIVLLGAAVTCFTLFTSWAGTRYAWGSPVVLSLAAASAVLFTAWVLAERTAAEPIIPPRLFRDRSFGVACVVAAVGGATGFGLATYLPMFFQVVGGVDATRSGLLLLPMMLALLVSSMAAGKHIHRTGRYHRLPAASMAVSAAGIALLATMDAGTGLVAAGCYMAVLGFGAGLSQQVVMLIAQQAAPHRDLGAASSGVFASRMLGTAAGMAVFGAVVSNRFAEEIASRVPDGRVPAFGDAVRPEVLETLPAPVRDGVAEAFADAFSTLFVAALPVAALGLAAALLLRHVPLAGRGPED
- a CDS encoding MarR family winged helix-turn-helix transcriptional regulator, translating into MSDEALDAVERSMVRLRRGMSRQRLGKAAIRDHNLPVDVQVLHVVDIVDEGPDRPGEEMSVGLVATRLGVDASRGSRIVAEAVKSGYVRRVASQEDGRRIHLELTDAGRAVVDATRRTRQEHFAKAMGGWTDEERSAFARLLSRFVHTYED